One stretch of Armigeres subalbatus isolate Guangzhou_Male chromosome 2, GZ_Asu_2, whole genome shotgun sequence DNA includes these proteins:
- the LOC134209582 gene encoding uncharacterized protein LOC134209582 isoform X2 has translation MSLQLIVIFLVAFSKATVHGQKSCDIPKVLQGTWFSWEVGEPTTTTIDEWSYERLGPKQGRIRSECVASTRNGSDHTLIFKGSECYTCVKAFPRTLNVFEKFETPCVTLERSEKPTIDRICRGLRQDQQLITLFNKNFVPISCRSSLEGVWHFAYQNRFRFTGECDNPDAKIQSCQTPGTQFLIQNQKFNITYRQCQGMAGTFNGVVEFSCLGDWFIGKNHYFAVVNTKESREDEKYRCFLKNRDDDLYIGASITAECNTLKTVEKSPERYRVTPVKSEVVEPGCRFPQNFTGEWINTANIDAEVVINETHIIETYYPDRARYRRTIYVCREQRDTRIMMARLTVDGCQKDYICFDFVPRHHNVIRYRKGIAVIKNAFSTVCSWVQFPNKEQWRYDLFLSAKPVPVRCPVAGKFNFTQQGESPFKTRILGGVTLSPRPDIRCKQNISDFSVCDTDQKEMAIDANYCLSVDHLGRPVDIYSDPDYRMKCIGYWQENLKSYLITYDDLDPLSKYRCWVYQRADLNRILMSQAVGAFCNVKQDVTSWNYTEGAVVSVDMTEYERERDQCPMHFDDGSNPWEATENYIKVFPWLIYRSATSAIDGTN, from the exons ATGAGTCTCCAGCTAATTGTAATATTTCTGGTGGCTTTCAGTAAAG CCACCGTTCACGGCCAGAAGAGCTGCGACATTCCCAAAGTCCTCCAGGGCACCTGGTTCAGCTGGGAGGTAGGCGAACCGACAACGACCACAATCGACGAGTGGAGCTACGAACGGTTGGGCCCCAAGCAGGGCCGCATACGGAGTGAGTGCGTCGCCAGTACCCGGAACGGGTCCGATCACACCCTGATCTTCAAGGGCAGCGAGTGCTACACTTGCGTTAAGGCGTTTCCGCGTACGTTGAACGTGTTTGAGAAGTTTGAGA CACCCTGCGTGACGTTAGAGCGCAGTGAAAAACCTACGATAGACCGGATTTGCAGGGGACTGAGACAGGATCAACAGCTGATTACACTGTTCAATAAAAATTTTGTTCCTATAAGTTGTCGATCATCGTTGGAAGGAGTCTGGCATTTTGCTTATCAG AATCGATTCCGCTTTACTGGAGAATGTGACAACCCAGACGCCAAAATCCAGTCATGTCAAACGCCCGGAACGCAGTTCTTGATTCAGAACCAGAAATTCAACATCACTTATCGGCAGTGCCAGGGCATGGCCGGCACCTTCAACGGGGTGGTCGAGTTCAGTTGTCTTGGCGATTGGTTTATCGGAAAGAACCACTACTTTGCCGTAGTCAATACCAAGGAATCTCGAGAGGATGAGAAGTATCGCTGCTTCCTGAAGAACCGTGACGACGATCTGTACATCGGTGCATCGATTACGGCCGAATGCAATACACTGAAAACGGTGGAAAAATCTCCGGAACGTTACCGAGTCACACCGGTTAAGTCTGAGGTGGTGGAGCCGGGCTGCAGATTCCCGCAAAATTTCACCGGCGAGTGGATCAACACGGCCAACATTGATGCAGAAGTCGTCATAAATGAAACTCATATCATTGAGACGTACTATCCGGATCGGGCTCGTTACAGACGGACGATCTATGTGTGTCGAGAGCAACGTGACACCCGAATTATGATGGCTCGGTTGACGGTAGACGGTTGCCAGAAGGATTACATCTGCTTCGATTTTGTTCCTCGGCATCACAACGTGATTCGCTACCGTAAAGGAATTGCAGTTATCAAAAACGCTTTCAGCACCGTTTGCTCGTGGGTGCAGTTTCCCAACAAGGAACAGTGGCGTTACGATTTGTTCCTTTCAGCGAAACCGGTCCCAGTACGATGCCCTGTCGCAGGTAAATTCAACTTCACCCAACAAGGCGAATCCCCCTTCAAGACTCGTATTCTCGGTGGTGTCACGCTAAGTCCTCGTCCGGATATTCGATGCAAGCAAAACATTTCAGACTTCTCCGTCTGCGATACAGATCAAAAGGAAATGGCTATCGATGCCAATTACTGCCTCTCGGTAGATCACCTTGGACGTCCGGTTGATATCTACAGTGATCCAGATTACCGGATGAAGTGCATTGGCTACTGGCAGGAGAATCTCAAATCCTACTTGATCACATATGACGACCTGGATCCCTTATCCAAGTATCGCTGCTGGGTTTACCAGCGTGCCGATTTGAATCGAATCCTGATGTCGCAAGCGGTTGGTGCGTTTTGTAATGTGAAGCAGGACGTTACCTCGTGGAACTATACCGAAGGGGCGGTAGTTTCCGTAGACATGACCGAATACGAGCGAGAACGGGATCAATGTCCGATGCACTTTGACGACGGATCGAACCCGTGGGAAGCGACGGAAAACTACATCAAGGTGTTTCCTTGGTTGATATACAGAAGTGCCACCAGTGCAATCGATGGAACG AACTAG
- the LOC134209582 gene encoding uncharacterized protein LOC134209582 isoform X1: MSLQLIVIFLVAFSKATVHGQKSCDIPKVLQGTWFSWEVGEPTTTTIDEWSYERLGPKQGRIRSECVASTRNGSDHTLIFKGSECYTCVKAFPRTLNVFEKFETPCVTLERSEKPTIDRICRGLRQDQQLITLFNKNFVPISCRSSLEGVWHFAYQNRFRFTGECDNPDAKIQSCQTPGTQFLIQNQKFNITYRQCQGMAGTFNGVVEFSCLGDWFIGKNHYFAVVNTKESREDEKYRCFLKNRDDDLYIGASITAECNTLKTVEKSPERYRVTPVKSEVVEPGCRFPQNFTGEWINTANIDAEVVINETHIIETYYPDRARYRRTIYVCREQRDTRIMMARLTVDGCQKDYICFDFVPRHHNVIRYRKGIAVIKNAFSTVCSWVQFPNKEQWRYDLFLSAKPVPVRCPVAGKFNFTQQGESPFKTRILGGVTLSPRPDIRCKQNISDFSVCDTDQKEMAIDANYCLSVDHLGRPVDIYSDPDYRMKCIGYWQENLKSYLITYDDLDPLSKYRCWVYQRADLNRILMSQAVGAFCNVKQDVTSWNYTEGAVVSVDMTEYERERDQCPMHFDDGSNPWEATENYIKVFPWLIYRSATSAIDGTVNAFLVTMAALLLKLLF; this comes from the exons ATGAGTCTCCAGCTAATTGTAATATTTCTGGTGGCTTTCAGTAAAG CCACCGTTCACGGCCAGAAGAGCTGCGACATTCCCAAAGTCCTCCAGGGCACCTGGTTCAGCTGGGAGGTAGGCGAACCGACAACGACCACAATCGACGAGTGGAGCTACGAACGGTTGGGCCCCAAGCAGGGCCGCATACGGAGTGAGTGCGTCGCCAGTACCCGGAACGGGTCCGATCACACCCTGATCTTCAAGGGCAGCGAGTGCTACACTTGCGTTAAGGCGTTTCCGCGTACGTTGAACGTGTTTGAGAAGTTTGAGA CACCCTGCGTGACGTTAGAGCGCAGTGAAAAACCTACGATAGACCGGATTTGCAGGGGACTGAGACAGGATCAACAGCTGATTACACTGTTCAATAAAAATTTTGTTCCTATAAGTTGTCGATCATCGTTGGAAGGAGTCTGGCATTTTGCTTATCAG AATCGATTCCGCTTTACTGGAGAATGTGACAACCCAGACGCCAAAATCCAGTCATGTCAAACGCCCGGAACGCAGTTCTTGATTCAGAACCAGAAATTCAACATCACTTATCGGCAGTGCCAGGGCATGGCCGGCACCTTCAACGGGGTGGTCGAGTTCAGTTGTCTTGGCGATTGGTTTATCGGAAAGAACCACTACTTTGCCGTAGTCAATACCAAGGAATCTCGAGAGGATGAGAAGTATCGCTGCTTCCTGAAGAACCGTGACGACGATCTGTACATCGGTGCATCGATTACGGCCGAATGCAATACACTGAAAACGGTGGAAAAATCTCCGGAACGTTACCGAGTCACACCGGTTAAGTCTGAGGTGGTGGAGCCGGGCTGCAGATTCCCGCAAAATTTCACCGGCGAGTGGATCAACACGGCCAACATTGATGCAGAAGTCGTCATAAATGAAACTCATATCATTGAGACGTACTATCCGGATCGGGCTCGTTACAGACGGACGATCTATGTGTGTCGAGAGCAACGTGACACCCGAATTATGATGGCTCGGTTGACGGTAGACGGTTGCCAGAAGGATTACATCTGCTTCGATTTTGTTCCTCGGCATCACAACGTGATTCGCTACCGTAAAGGAATTGCAGTTATCAAAAACGCTTTCAGCACCGTTTGCTCGTGGGTGCAGTTTCCCAACAAGGAACAGTGGCGTTACGATTTGTTCCTTTCAGCGAAACCGGTCCCAGTACGATGCCCTGTCGCAGGTAAATTCAACTTCACCCAACAAGGCGAATCCCCCTTCAAGACTCGTATTCTCGGTGGTGTCACGCTAAGTCCTCGTCCGGATATTCGATGCAAGCAAAACATTTCAGACTTCTCCGTCTGCGATACAGATCAAAAGGAAATGGCTATCGATGCCAATTACTGCCTCTCGGTAGATCACCTTGGACGTCCGGTTGATATCTACAGTGATCCAGATTACCGGATGAAGTGCATTGGCTACTGGCAGGAGAATCTCAAATCCTACTTGATCACATATGACGACCTGGATCCCTTATCCAAGTATCGCTGCTGGGTTTACCAGCGTGCCGATTTGAATCGAATCCTGATGTCGCAAGCGGTTGGTGCGTTTTGTAATGTGAAGCAGGACGTTACCTCGTGGAACTATACCGAAGGGGCGGTAGTTTCCGTAGACATGACCGAATACGAGCGAGAACGGGATCAATGTCCGATGCACTTTGACGACGGATCGAACCCGTGGGAAGCGACGGAAAACTACATCAAGGTGTTTCCTTGGTTGATATACAGAAGTGCCACCAGTGCAATCGATGGAACGGTAAATGCGTTTCTAGTGACAATGGCCGCTTTGTTACTAAAGCTTCTCTTCTAG
- the LOC134214638 gene encoding uncharacterized protein K02A2.6-like has translation MSTTFKIRSDAKSNEFIFGGMHRIGKRAISRAEAWALRLQQYDFTVESIPGNENIADALSRLIIEGDPTEAFDDSSEYHVLFALEAGNMELNWNEIELGAEVDKEQIEVRECIQQGKWTKQLQAYECHAKQLRLLGALIFKEDRVILPYGLRTKALELAHQGHIGAASMKRILRNHFWWPGMSGEVQKYIDGCETCLRLSRKSAPLPLTSREMPQGPWEILQIDFFSDKDFGLGEFLVVVDTYSRYIHVIEIRRIDADTTNAALSKIFEVWGYPLAIHSDNGPPFQSDKFVKTWEERGVKIRKSIPLSAQSNGAVERQNCGIKKALAAARIDKVNWRTALERYVHSHNKIRPLSRLGVTPFELLVGWKWRGTFPSLWETNAERSLDRTDIFEKDAVSKLKSKKYADIRRNAETSDVKVGDKVLVTMQRKQKSDPTFSAERFIIVARDGAKVVIRSERGIQYSRNVQDVKKLPEGLESTYNQEENGDVRSYEHEETTHMNRDDSLTELDVDVSLNDDSTQRPTRTIKKPNRFKDMVLYSVFE, from the coding sequence ATGAGTACCACATTCAAGATTCGATCGGATGctaaatcgaatgaatttattTTCGGTGGCATGCATCGGATCGGTAAAAGAGCGATATCAAGGGCGGAAGCTTGGGCGCTAAGGCTGCAGCAATATGATTTCACTGTTGAAAGTATCCCAGGAAATGAAAACATTGCAGATGCATTATCTAGACTGATAATAGAAGGAGACCCAACTGAAGCTTTTGATGACTCGTCTGAATATCATGTGCTATTCGCATTGGAAGCAGGAAACATGGAATTAAACTGGAACGAGATCGAATTGGGAGCTGAAGTAGACAAGGAGCAGATCGAAGTAAGGGAATGCATACAGCAAGGAAAATGGACAAAGCAGTTACAAGCATACGAGTGTCATGCCAAGCAATTGCGTTTACTCGGAGCTTTGATATTCAAAGAAGACCGAGTAATATTACCTTATGGTTTACGAACTAAAGCTTTAGAATTGGCGCACCAAGGACATATTGGTGCTGCCTCGATGAAACGGATATTGAGGAATCACTTTTGGTGGCCTGGAATGAGTGGAGAGGTTCAAAAGTATATCGATGGCTGCGAAACTTGCTTGAGGCTCTCGAGAAAAAGCGCGCCACTTCCGCTGACGAGTCGAGAAATGCCACAAGGACCATGGGAAATTCTGcagatagattttttttctgacaaAGATTTTGGCCTAGGCGAGTTCCTTGTGGTAGTAGATACCTACTCTAGATACATCCATGTAATCGAAATAAGAAGAATTGATGCGGATACAACCAATGCTGCTCTATCTAAAATTTTTGAAGTATGGGGCTATCCTTTGGCAATACATAGTGACAACGGGCCTCCATTCCAAAGTGACAAGTTTGTCAAAACTTGGGAAGAGAGAGGCGTGAAGATACGGAAATCCATTCCTCTGAGTGCACAATCTAACGGTGCCGTAGAGAGACAGAATTGTGGGATAAAGAAGGCTTTGGCGGCAGCTCGAATAGACAAGGTGAATTGGAGAACAGCTCTTGAGAGATACGTTCACTCGCATAACAAAATTCGCCCTCTATCTCGTCTGGGAGTCACCCCATTCGAATTGTTAGTAGGGTGGAAATGGCGGGGAACTTTTCCCAGTCTTTGGGAAACCAACGCTGAACGGTCATTGGATCGCactgatatttttgaaaaagatGCAGTATCAAAactaaaaagtaagaagtatgCCGATATACGCCGGAACGCAGAGACTTCCGATGTAAAGGTTGGCGATAAAGTTTTAGTAACAAtgcaaagaaaacagaaatcagATCCAACATTCTCGGCCGAAAGGTTTATTATAGTGGCTAGAGATGGAGCAAAAGTTGTCATCCGCAGTGAACGTGGTATCCAGTACTCCAGAAACGTCCAAGATGTTAAGAAATTACCGGAAGGTCTGGAAAGCACTTATAATCAAGAGGAAAACGGAGATGTGAGGTCATATGAACATGAAGAAACAACACACATGAATCGGGATGATTCTTTAACCGAACTAGATGTGGATGTAAGCTTGAACGATGATAGTACACAACGGCCAACAAGAACCATCAAAAAGCCGAACAGATTCAAGGACATGGTGCTGTACAGTGTTTTCGAATAG
- the LOC134214639 gene encoding uncharacterized protein LOC134214639, which yields MNTTQTGTSQTSRLPKEGTSNHDNGAVGCGTTNSPKRKAKVKVTKKMLLEELTALKSELATVRAEKEATTEKTSSVGNDGVNFKPRETFEVYQDTSSGHVSLLATMSNMSFGSLNIPECRPSEGETDLDKKAYEHWKEILNASFNLVQATDEQAKMDIFRIKAGAKLLEVMQGTSSTVNMPNERTHPFTNAIARLDNYFGSRTYIIGQRGKLMNMVQHSNESSVAFVRRVAASAKLCGYKCEEEMEAVVRTIVKGTTDSRVRILAHRNWVNQGDMNSLISMVRDREMEMFNEEEYQKLNRQSIAAIAAETTEHRGAFRRGIGTRFRGFQRGRGTFRRVQPQFQGTSRSSCWRCASMYHGPSVCPNIDKVCHTCKRRGHLARTCATVPQLGAGQKRASNDLEDEEPRPKIAAIKQNGEDIDEKVKDNVDPE from the exons ATGAATACGACTCAGACTGGAACTTCCCAAACATCGCGTCTTCCCAAGGAAGGAACCTCAAATCACGACAATGGCGCGGTTGGGTGCGGAACAACCAATTCTCCCAAACG AAAAGCGAAAGTGAAGGTCACGAAGAAAATGCTACTCGAGGAACTTACAGCACTCAAGTCTGAACTAGCCACAGTAAGAGCAGAAAAGGAAGCGACCACTGAAAAAACGAGCTCTGTAGGAAACGATGGGGTGAATTTCAAACCCAGGGAGACTTTTGAAGTTTATCAGGATACTTCCTCAGGACACGTTTCCCTATTGGCAACCATGAGCAATATGTCTTTCGGTTCCCTGAACATCCCCGAGTGCAGACCATCGGAGGGTGAAACTGACTTAGACAAAAAGGCATACGAGCATTGGAAAGAGATCCTGAATGCGTCTTTCAATTTAGTACAAGCTACAGATGAACAAGCCAAAATGGATATATTTAGGATCAAGGCCGGTGCAAAACTTTTGGAAGTTATGCAAGGAACATCGTCTACAGTGAACATGCCAAACGAAAGAACCCATCCCTTCACCAATGCCATCGCTAGACTGGACAACTATTTCGGATCACGAACCTACATTATTGGGCAGCGaggtaaattgatgaatatggtaCAGCATAGTAACGAGTCCAGCGTGGCCTTCGTTCGACGAGTGGCCGCATCTGCTAAACTTTGTGGTTATAAATGCGAAGAAGAAATGGAGGCAGTGGTGCGTACTATCGTAAAAGGTACCACCGATAGCCGAGTACGTATACTGGCTCATCGGAACTGGGTCAACCAGGGAGACATGAACAGCTTAATATCCATGGTACGTGATCGAGAGATGGAAATGTTCAACGAAGAAGAGTACCAGAAGCTAAACCGACAAAGTATTGCGGCAATTGCAGCGGAAACAACGGAGCATCGAGGAGCATTTCGGCGTGGAATCGGAACGCGATTCAGAGGTTTTCAACGGGGACGAGGAACTTTTCGCCGAGTACAGCCACAATTtcaaggaacttcccggagctCATGCTGGCGTTGCGCAAGCATGTATCACGGTCCTTCTGTTTGTCCAAACATTGACAAAGTTTGTCATACTTGCAAACGTCGTGGGCATTTGGCTCGTACATGCGCGACAGTTCCCCAGCTTGGAGCAGGACAAAAGCGTGCCTCTAATGACCTAGAAGATGAAGAACCAAGACCAAAAATTGCGGCAATTAAACAAAACGGCGAAGATATCGACGAGAAGGTAAAGGATAATGTCGATCCAGAATGA